The Planktothrix sp. FACHB-1365 genomic sequence AATCCGGTCAAATGCTGCTTCAGAAGGCGTATCTAAGATTTGGTAACGATAAAGCGTTTCTAATCGTTCATTTTCCTCAAAACTAGAAGATAAAAACATACATTCAAGCACTTTAAAAAAACTAGCCATAATATTGGGTTGAGATCCAGCAAAGAAGATCAGGTTTAATTAGACTCAATTGATATAAGTAAGATAGAAGCCTGAAAAGCCAGAAACTTTATTCTTACTGAATTATACTCAAATTTATAACACATCTTATACGTTAAATCGAGTAAAATATGATACTGTAGAAAAGCACAAAGGGCAGAATCGGGTGTCTGTGTTTATTATTGTAGCGTTCTCTTCTATTGATTTTCATTCCTAGAGAAGAAAAAAGCAGATATTTAGAGTGTAAGGGATTGATTTTATTGCTCATCGGGGACAAGTACAAAGTTAAATTAATTTAACCCTTCTATTAGGAAAACTAAACTTACGAATGGACTCAACAATAAATAGGAGCAATATTTTTTTGATCTACCGCAAGGCTGTTGCAAAAAATCTACGAGTTTCTAATTGATTGGGTGGGTAATCATTTCGCTTTTTTTTCATTCTTGAGAAAGAGGAGAATCACCTTTATATTTATTAAGATTTATAACAATGTCTTCCTTGATTCAATTTGAATCAGGATAAATTACATCGTTTTGCATTAATAAATTGGAGCATTTTTCATGACCTTTACACCCACTCAACAGGATTTAGAACAAGCTTTATCTAAATTCCGAGGATTAGATGTAGATACCCAATTAGCCTTTTTGTGGTTTGTTTATACAAAAATGGGTCAATCTATTACTCCTGCGGCTCCTGGTGCTGCCCAAACGGAGATTGCCGAAGGGTTATATAATCAAGTTCAAGCCCTTTCTTTTGAAGAACAATTGCAAGCTCAACGCGACTTTTTACAAAATAACGATACCCAATTGTGTCGTGAATATGGCTCTTTAAGTGACAATACAAAACTCTTGTTTTGGTATCGTTTAGCGCAAGGAATGGATGCTAAAACCATTGTTCCCATGCCGGAAAATTATGAATTTTCTCAAGAAGGCAAAGCTTTATTAGGTCAATTAGAAAATATGGATTTTGAACTACAAATTACCTTCCTCCGTCAAAGTGTTGAACCCACTGGAGCCGCGCCTCAATCAGGTTCTGGACTATAATTCAACATTTCTTTCAATTGCTTAAATTGTGTTTAGACCCTCTATTATTCATCCCCCTGAATCAGGGGGATTTTTTTTCTAATGCTCAGTTGTTTATGAGTTTGGTTTTGTAAGTAAACCTAATTACGATAGTCTTTAAGACTTTATTGATGAGTTTTATTTGGGGTTTTGTAGGGTCAGTTTATTGGTTTTCATCCTGAGACAAAAACAAGGGGATGGAATGAATTAATTGAACTATCGATTTCAGGGAGATTTTTTTTTCAGAATAATTTAGGCGACATCTTTTTAGAGGAACTAATCATGAATAACCCGTGTTCAGGCTTGAAAGACTCTCCTGTTTTATTCGAGCCTAGCGATTTGAGATTAATTGAGCAGGCACTCTCTTTCCACCCAGATCTTGAGATGGCTGTTTACTTGACGAAACTAGCCAAAACTCGTTTATGTTTTCCTGTCAGCAATATCAAGGAGTTGGCTATTGCTTTGGAAACGGATAATCAGCAAGTTTGCTGCCGAGATAGAGTGCTTTATTGGAAAGATATGAAAAAGTTCATCAAGTCTCAGATGTTCCCAATTCTCAACGAGTACGACTTCTTAAGCAAAGTG encodes the following:
- a CDS encoding orange carotenoid protein N-terminal domain-containing protein; translation: MTFTPTQQDLEQALSKFRGLDVDTQLAFLWFVYTKMGQSITPAAPGAAQTEIAEGLYNQVQALSFEEQLQAQRDFLQNNDTQLCREYGSLSDNTKLLFWYRLAQGMDAKTIVPMPENYEFSQEGKALLGQLENMDFELQITFLRQSVEPTGAAPQSGSGL